CGGGGGTTGAACCCGGTCCATCGCTTGGATGCCCTACCACCGACGATCTCGCCGGTCAGGACATCGATCTGGGTGTTGACGGCGACGTGCCCTGCAAGAACGGGTGGGTTACCGATCTGTGCCAGCAACTCTTCGATGAGGTGGGTCGCCGTCGTGAGCCGGTGGCCTCCGAGATCGTACGGTTCCTGTGTGGCGCTTCGCAGGGCAGTCGTCCGGCCGTCCAGGGAGCTGACGGCGACGACGGTGCTTCGCAGGCGACACACCACGGACACGATCACACCGGCCGCATGGGTGATCCAGAGCTTGGACCTCAACGCCGTGCCCTGATCGGAGTCGAGCATCCCGTCCGCCAGCAGTTCCTGCGTCACGTTCGTGACGGTGGTGCGGGAGACCTCGAGCGCGCGGGCGAGGTCCGCCCTGTGCATCGGGCCCTGCGAGATGAGCGTGGCCAGTGCTCTTTCCTTGCTGCTGCTCAACATGGCTCCCCTAGTCAGTGCGTACGGCCGAGAGTGTCGGCGCGCCATCGTCGATGAGCACGATCCTACACACGCAGTGTCAAGCTACGTGACAGACGTATGGGGATTCGATCATGGACGTTCTCGCGGGCAGCTGCACGATCTCCTTGGCGGGCAGCCGCTGACGATTCGAGAAGGCGAGATCGCCGTGTTCTGGGCCGCGCAGCCGCACGGCCTCGTCGACTCCCGCACGGGGGATATGTGCTGGGTGCAGGTGCCCTTCAGCATGTTCCTCCCCTGGGAGCTGGCGGAGGCGCAGACTGCGCCCCTGCTCAGCGTCCAGCTGCTCATCACCCACGCTTGGACCTTGCCCGGCGCGTCGCCCACATGGCCGGACGCTGGGGCCGGGGTGCCCGCCGCCCGGCTGCGTCAGGTCAGCACTATGGCTCAGTACGTGCGCGAGCACCACCGCTCCCCCGTCACCGTTGGGGATATTGCCGCCTCCGTGCCCCTGGCCCCTCGCACTCGATGACAGTGTTCCGCCGCACCGCCGGGGTGACTCTCGGCGACTACGTGACGATGTGCCGGGTCGCCGAGGCGCAGCGACTGCTTCTGACCACCTCGCTGAAGGTCACCGAGATCGCGGACGCCGCAGGGGTCAGCTCGCTCAGCAGCTTCTACGACCACATGAGCACGGTCTGCAGGATGACGCCTCGGGAGTATCGGCGACAGGGACGGTGAGCTGTTCCCGGTGATCGAACGCGCCGTCGCAGCCGTGAATGGCGTCGAGGACAGCGAGGCCGGCGAAGGCACCGCAGCATCGAGGAGAGACCACGAGGTCACGCTACGGAGTGACGCCCCGCAGCAGCTCGGCCCGCGCACCCGGCGCTGTAGCGATGAGCTCGCTCGCCGTCGTCACTGCCACGGCCAGAGCCGCCTCGTTGCTCTGCCCGC
The window above is part of the Brachybacterium vulturis genome. Proteins encoded here:
- a CDS encoding helix-turn-helix domain-containing protein; translation: MTVFRRTAGVTLGDYVTMCRVAEAQRLLLTTSLKVTEIADAAGVSSLSSFYDHMSTVCRMTPREYRRQGR